One Thermoplasmatales archaeon genomic region harbors:
- a CDS encoding acetyl ornithine aminotransferase family protein: MITGKEKKPLIKNLLGKNAKRIMEKDEKYVANTTKASPAVVKEAKGIVFEDVDGNIFFDFVSGVGVVNVGHSHPKVVEAIKKQAEKFIHFAGTDYYYQVQVDLAEKLCNIAPGRWNKKVYFGNSGAEAIECAIKLTRWATNKKFFISFIGAFHGRTMGAMALTASKIVHKQRFFPWMPGVVHIPYPNPYRNPFGIDGYEEPDELTNAVINYIEYIFKHFLPSDEVAALFSEPIQGEGGYVVPPKNFFRTLKKFLEEKNILLVDDEIQAGFGRTGRMWAIEHFGIHPDIITSAKSIASGLPLSACIYPSKIDFGVKGAHSTTFGGNPLACAASLATIELLEKGLIKNAERQGKLIGKRLKEFVERYEIVGDARGIGLMQATEIVKDKKSKKVFPKARDEIVERCFKKGILLIGCGESAIRYIPPLCINEEQMNNAMDLVEKAIKETCANLKS, from the coding sequence ATGATAACTGGAAAGGAAAAAAAACCATTAATAAAAAATCTTCTTGGAAAAAATGCTAAAAGGATAATGGAGAAAGATGAAAAATATGTTGCAAATACAACAAAAGCATCTCCCGCAGTTGTTAAGGAAGCAAAAGGAATTGTCTTCGAAGATGTTGATGGAAATATATTTTTTGATTTTGTCTCTGGCGTTGGGGTTGTAAATGTTGGTCATTCACATCCAAAAGTTGTGGAAGCTATAAAAAAGCAGGCAGAGAAATTCATTCATTTTGCTGGAACAGACTACTATTATCAGGTTCAGGTTGATTTAGCGGAAAAACTTTGCAACATTGCCCCAGGCAGATGGAATAAAAAAGTTTATTTTGGAAATAGTGGAGCTGAAGCAATTGAATGTGCAATAAAACTAACAAGATGGGCCACAAATAAAAAGTTTTTCATATCTTTTATAGGAGCATTTCACGGCCGCACAATGGGCGCGATGGCATTAACTGCAAGCAAAATAGTCCATAAACAGAGATTTTTCCCATGGATGCCTGGAGTGGTTCATATCCCCTATCCAAATCCATATCGCAATCCCTTTGGAATCGATGGTTATGAGGAGCCAGACGAACTTACTAACGCAGTAATAAATTATATTGAATATATTTTCAAGCATTTTCTCCCAAGCGATGAAGTTGCCGCTCTTTTTTCAGAGCCAATTCAGGGAGAGGGTGGTTATGTTGTTCCGCCCAAGAACTTCTTCAGAACATTAAAGAAATTCCTGGAAGAAAAAAATATATTGCTTGTTGATGATGAAATTCAGGCGGGATTTGGAAGAACTGGCAGGATGTGGGCAATCGAGCATTTTGGCATTCACCCAGATATAATAACAAGCGCAAAATCCATAGCATCGGGCTTGCCATTATCCGCCTGCATTTACCCCTCAAAAATTGATTTTGGAGTAAAGGGCGCCCACTCCACAACTTTTGGGGGCAATCCGCTGGCTTGCGCCGCCTCGCTTGCAACCATTGAATTACTTGAAAAAGGATTGATTAAGAATGCGGAAAGGCAGGGGAAGTTAATTGGGAAGAGATTGAAGGAGTTTGTTGAGAGATATGAGATAGTTGGGGATGCGAGAGGGATAGGATTGATGCAGGCTACTGAGATAGTAAAGGATAAGAAGAGCAAGAAAGTTTTTCCAAAAGCAAGAGACGAAATTGTTGAAAGATGCTTTAAAAAGGGCATTCTCTTGATTGGGTGCGGAGAAAGTGCGATAAGATATATACCTCCTCTCTGTATAAATGAAGAGCAAATGAATAATGCAATGGACCTTGTAGAAAAGGCAATTAAGGAAACATGCGCAAATCTTAAATCATAA
- a CDS encoding Trm112 family protein, with the protein MKKEHLKLLCCPYCKGNLILEIEEENEKEIISGKLSCKKCGKEYEIKKGIPVMI; encoded by the coding sequence ATGAAGAAAGAGCATTTAAAACTGCTTTGCTGTCCATATTGCAAAGGAAATTTAATTTTAGAAATAGAGGAGGAAAATGAGAAGGAGATAATTAGTGGAAAACTCTCATGCAAAAAATGCGGGAAAGAATATGAAATAAAAAAGGGTATTCCTGTTATGATTTAA
- the truA gene encoding tRNA pseudouridine(38-40) synthase TruA has product MRIALKIGYDGTIFDGFARQKGKNTVEGEIIKILKKSGLVKDIKDARFQYAARTDKGVSAIANVISFNCKGNALRVFENSKKIWVFGYAYVDENFNPRYCKSKRYRYYVYDMGYDIKKMVEAVKIFEGQHDFAYFVKDRKRTIAKIDKIEVSEGKIIKFDFEAKFFLWNQIRRIMASILEVGKGRCEIEDIKKSLEKKERINFGLAEPENLILIDIRYDFDFIPFTQPRFLIKNEIFNDIKCFLN; this is encoded by the coding sequence ATGCGCATAGCACTAAAAATAGGTTATGATGGGACAATATTTGATGGATTTGCGAGGCAAAAAGGGAAAAATACAGTAGAGGGAGAAATAATAAAAATTCTAAAAAAAAGCGGGCTTGTTAAAGATATAAAAGATGCAAGATTTCAATATGCTGCAAGAACAGATAAAGGAGTTAGTGCAATTGCAAATGTGATATCATTTAATTGTAAGGGAAATGCTCTTAGAGTATTTGAAAATTCCAAGAAAATATGGGTTTTTGGTTATGCATATGTTGATGAAAATTTTAATCCAAGATATTGCAAAAGTAAGAGGTATAGGTATTATGTTTATGATATGGGATATGATATTAAAAAAATGGTCGAGGCTGTTAAAATTTTTGAAGGACAACATGATTTTGCCTATTTTGTTAAAGACAGGAAAAGGACAATTGCAAAAATAGATAAAATAGAAGTATCTGAGGGAAAAATAATAAAATTTGATTTTGAAGCAAAATTTTTTTTATGGAATCAGATAAGAAGAATCATGGCATCAATTCTTGAAGTGGGGAAAGGAAGATGTGAAATTGAGGATATAAAAAAATCCTTGGAGAAAAAAGAAAGAATAAATTTTGGACTTGCTGAGCCAGAAAATCTTATCTTAATTGATATAAGATATGACTTTGATTTTATTCCATTCACTCAACCAAGATTTTTGATAAAAAATGAAATTTTTAATGATATAAAGTGTTTCTTAAATTAA